The following are encoded together in the Actinoplanes sp. N902-109 genome:
- a CDS encoding TlyA family RNA methyltransferase, producing the protein MARRARLDAELVRRKLARSREQAAALVAAGRVQVRGTVAHKVATMIDPADPVVVTGEDPADEYVSRGSHKLAGALAAFTGIAVAGKRCLDAGASTGGFTDVLLRAGAAQVYAVDVGYGQLAWPLRTDDRVVVMERTNVRTLTPDMIDGPVAVTVADLSFISLRLVLPALAACTAADGDLALMVKPQFEVGKERVGSGGVVRDWQLRAEAVLDVAATAAGLGLGVASVAASPLPGPSGNVEFFVWFRRDAPPADAERIRAVVAAGPSGEVNSAEPASMPVPAPLEDA; encoded by the coding sequence ATGGCTCGTCGCGCACGTCTTGACGCTGAGCTTGTCCGTCGCAAGCTGGCCCGGTCCCGGGAGCAGGCTGCCGCCCTGGTGGCGGCCGGCCGGGTGCAGGTTCGTGGCACGGTGGCCCACAAGGTCGCCACGATGATCGATCCCGCTGACCCGGTGGTGGTGACGGGCGAGGACCCGGCCGACGAGTACGTCTCCCGGGGCAGCCACAAGCTGGCTGGTGCACTCGCCGCGTTCACCGGCATCGCCGTCGCCGGCAAGCGGTGCCTGGATGCCGGTGCCTCGACCGGTGGGTTCACCGATGTGCTGCTGCGGGCCGGTGCCGCCCAGGTGTACGCCGTCGACGTCGGCTACGGGCAGCTGGCGTGGCCGCTCCGTACGGATGATCGGGTGGTGGTCATGGAACGCACGAACGTGCGGACGTTGACCCCCGACATGATCGACGGTCCGGTGGCCGTGACGGTGGCTGACTTGTCGTTCATCTCGCTGCGGTTGGTGTTGCCGGCGCTGGCTGCTTGCACCGCGGCGGACGGGGATCTCGCGCTCATGGTCAAGCCTCAGTTCGAGGTGGGCAAGGAGCGCGTAGGTTCCGGCGGCGTGGTGCGGGACTGGCAGCTGCGGGCCGAGGCCGTGCTCGATGTCGCGGCGACTGCTGCGGGGCTGGGGCTGGGGGTGGCGTCGGTGGCGGCGAGTCCGTTGCCGGGGCCGAGCGGCAATGTCGAGTTCTTCGTGTGGTTCCGGCGGGACGCGCCACCGGCTGATGCCGAGCGGATACGCGCCGTGGTCGCCGCGGGGCCGTCAGGCGAGGTAAATTCCGCCGAGCCGGCATCGATGCCGGTTCCGGCCCCTTTGGAGGACGCATGA
- a CDS encoding NAD kinase, which produces MSRSALLVTHTGRRQSTQHAQTVARDLVTNGFEVRVIAEEVDDLELPPGVTPVDDPTAAEGVEIVFALGGDGTFLRAAELARPVKAPLLGINLGKVGFLAEAELQNIDQTVRDIVAGDYTVDERLTLQVRAEYDGRLIADSWALNEVSVEKGQRAQMLELLVDVDGRPLSRYGCDGVVCATPTGSTAYAFSAGGPVVWPEVEALLLVPISAHALFSRPIVTAPTSTFVLTVDPYTSFATLCCDGRRTWDLPPGAQVTVQRGDLPVRLVRLQPRPFTDTLVAKFHLPVEGWRGNRR; this is translated from the coding sequence ATGAGCCGGTCCGCGTTGCTGGTCACCCACACCGGGCGCCGGCAGAGCACGCAACATGCCCAGACAGTGGCCCGCGACCTGGTCACCAACGGGTTCGAGGTGCGGGTCATCGCCGAGGAGGTCGATGATCTGGAACTGCCGCCGGGGGTGACCCCGGTGGACGACCCCACCGCGGCCGAGGGTGTCGAGATCGTGTTCGCGCTGGGCGGGGACGGCACGTTCCTGCGCGCCGCTGAGCTGGCCCGGCCGGTCAAGGCGCCGCTGCTGGGCATCAACCTGGGCAAAGTGGGCTTCCTGGCCGAGGCCGAGCTGCAGAACATCGACCAGACCGTGCGGGACATCGTCGCGGGCGACTACACCGTGGACGAGCGGCTGACGTTGCAGGTGCGCGCCGAGTACGACGGGCGGCTGATCGCCGACTCGTGGGCCCTCAACGAGGTCAGTGTCGAGAAGGGGCAGCGGGCTCAGATGCTCGAGCTGCTCGTTGATGTCGACGGGCGGCCGTTGTCGCGCTACGGGTGCGACGGTGTTGTGTGTGCCACACCGACGGGGTCGACGGCATACGCCTTCTCGGCCGGCGGGCCGGTGGTGTGGCCCGAGGTCGAGGCCCTGCTGCTCGTGCCGATCAGTGCGCACGCGCTGTTCAGCAGGCCGATCGTGACGGCTCCTACCTCGACGTTCGTGCTGACCGTCGACCCCTACACCTCCTTCGCCACGCTGTGCTGCGACGGGCGGCGGACCTGGGATCTCCCGCCCGGCGCGCAGGTGACGGTGCAGCGGGGAGATCTCCCGGTGCGGCTCGTACGGCTGCAGCCGCGCCCGTTCACCGACACCCTGGTGGCCAAGTTCCACCTGCCGGTCGAGGGCTGGCGCGGTAATCGACGCTGA